The Microbaculum marinisediminis genome contains the following window.
GACTGAGAGCCCGGCGGCTCCAGCCGCGTATAGGATTCCCAGCATCGTCTTTTGATTGGCTGACAGCTTCGGCTCACGCGGTCCGGTCGGCATGGTCGCGGCATCCGTCTCCACGACGACACAGGACGTAATAACATCGCCGTCTTCGTCGGTTCCGACTTCGACGATATCCAGCCGGCTGACGATCCTGTCGCCTTGCGGGCCGTCCTTGGCTAGCTCGCACTCCACGATGACGTTATCGGCGCCGTCCCGCTTCACGGCTAGCTGAGCATCGACGGCACCGGTCAGCGACGTGTGACCGCGCGGACGTGTCCCGTCTATTCCGCAATGGTGAACCACGATGACGGCGCACTGGAAGGCGTCGCGGATGGCGTCCGCCGCTCGGATATAGGCGGTCATGTCCTGGTCGCTGCTTTCGGAACCCCTAAGCGATCGGTTCAGGGTGTCGAGCACCACGGCCACGGGCGGTGCGTCCGCAAGTTGCCGCTTCACTGCCGCGACCAGTTCCTTGTGGTCGCCCACGAGATCCAGCGTCGCCGGCTCCAGGTAGAACGGCACCGGGTCATGATCTTCGGGGAGGAACCGTTGCCGGAACGCCTCGACCCTGGCTTCAATGCCGGTC
Protein-coding sequences here:
- a CDS encoding AAA family ATPase produces the protein MLPDHMTNAELDRLAAGRPAVPSRIHLIPFDKIEMGRERRYLVKGLVPRVGLTVVWGPPKSGKSFWTFDMVMHVALGWEYRSRRVTQGPVVYCAFEGQTGIEARVEAFRQRFLPEDHDPVPFYLEPATLDLVGDHKELVAAVKRQLADAPPVAVVLDTLNRSLRGSESSDQDMTAYIRAADAIRDAFQCAVIVVHHCGIDGTRPRGHTSLTGAVDAQLAVKRDGADNVIVECELAKDGPQGDRIVSRLDIVEVGTDEDGDVITSCVVVETDAATMPTGPREPKLSANQKTMLGILYAAGAAGLSVEEWNDRARDAGIGVKRRADLVDIRLALQSKGLVLEGQQGWFANRQTTDD